The Sporosarcina sp. 6E9 genome segment CTCATCAAAATCCCGATGGCTATTAAGCCGATTGCGTGAAACATTTGATATTGCACCGCAGTTTCCCAAATAGCTAAATAATGTTCGGATAGTTTCTCTTTTAAAGCATGCGCACCGAATGCGCCGAGCATGACTGCGATTGCCGCGTTCACCGCGCCGGCTATAATGAAAAATGGCATATCTATTCCCACTTTCTATCTAAGTTAAAAATCGAATATCGAGCCGCCGTTCGCTCCTTCTTCAATCATCGGCTGAGCATCAAGTGATTGGATGGGTTGCACTGTTTGTGGTGTATGCATTTTGGGAATTACATAGTCGTCATTTCTAGGTTTTCCCCCAAGCGCAACTTCGCAAAGTGACCTAATTGCTGCAAGGGCTTCCCTCATTTCACGTTCATCTTCAGTTTTCTTGGCGGCTGA includes the following:
- a CDS encoding YwdI family protein: MISYNQIFLEMERQLSAAKKTEDEREMREALAAIRSLCEVALGGKPRNDDYVIPKMHTPQTVQPIQSLDAQPMIEEGANGGSIFDF